ACTATAATGTCCTCTCCTTCCTCCTCCCCCTCCTCCTCTTCCTCCATTTCTTCTCCCTCGATTCATCTGATATTCATTATTATCATTGTGATATGCAGGGTTCTTAGACCATGACATACTATTCTCTCTCCTTCTGTTATTTCCTTCCCATGTTCTCCAATTTGTATTCCCACCATTACTTGTTTGATACTTGTTATCCAAGTCACCACCATATTGCTCCTTTGGAATCCACCTTTGAGAATTATTCTGTTCCCAAGAGTTGGTTTCATTATTTTCATGATTGTTTGATCCCCATCCATCAGCAGCATAGCTTGGTTCGGGAGGCTTCGTTACTTCCTCCTCGGCACCCCATCCCCATCCACAGGCTGGATTTGGTTCAGGAGGCTTTGTCACTTCTTCGTCGTCCCCCCATCCAGTAGGTTCTATTCCCCATCCAGGACCGGATAATGACTGATTTAATAGAAGAGAACTTCCTAAAATCACAGTCTCCTGGCTCTTTTCTATCATGTTCCGACTGGCCTCTACTTCTCTATCCAAATCCAGATAGAGTTCAGGATCGACACTCGCATCCCAATCTACATCATCGATGTACATGTCCGGATCAGGCAATGGAATGTTGCAGGGAAATCCGTTGATCGCAGCCCAAAACCTGTTTTTT
The Vicia villosa cultivar HV-30 ecotype Madison, WI linkage group LG6, Vvil1.0, whole genome shotgun sequence genome window above contains:
- the LOC131612613 gene encoding uncharacterized protein LOC131612613 gives rise to the protein MANWRKNQEISNHQVGHWRSSSYNGKPPLDNRFPTVPSWEKKFCASVGSVPWKKIIECKRYMYMHSSVVNWEDSAVKETFDNAKNRFWAAINGFPCNIPLPDPDMYIDDVDWDASVDPELYLDLDREVEASRNMIEKSQETVILGSSLLLNQSLSGPGWGIEPTGWGDDEEVTKPPEPNPACGWGWGAEEEVTKPPEPSYAADGWGSNNHENNETNSWEQNNSQRWIPKEQYGGDLDNKYQTSNGGNTNWRTWEGNNRRRENSMSWSKNPAYHNDNNEYQMNRGRRNGGRGGGGGGRRGHYSYVAKVASPSAW